In the Arachis ipaensis cultivar K30076 chromosome B10, Araip1.1, whole genome shotgun sequence genome, one interval contains:
- the LOC107623463 gene encoding probable 2-oxoglutarate-dependent dioxygenase At5g05600 isoform X1, whose translation MEEVDHQEFVQEPQHRPSLSTIEAQGIPVIDLSPITSNNTSPSAIDALTKEIGSACKEWGFFQVTNHGVPLSLKRNLLEASKKFFSQSLEDKKKVSRDESSPSGYYESEYTKDVRDWKEVFDFFAKEPTLFPATIDEHNHRVVQWTNKYPHYPPAFRDIIQEYIEEMEKLAYKLMELIAMSLGLEAKRFERFFIRGQTSFIRLNYHLALGVGPHKDESALTILAQDEVEGLEVKRKTNQEWIRVKPKSNDYIINLGDIIQVWSNDRYESVEHRAMVNCESERFSIPYFFFPAHDTEVKPLEELINDQNPPKYRPYKSGKFLLYRMINDFKKQNKDNLQIHDYKLA comes from the exons ATGGAAGAGGTTGATCATCAAGAATTCGTTCAAGAACCACAACACAGGCCAAGTCTCTCCACCATTGAAGCACAAGGAATTCCAGTCATAGACCTCTCCCCTATAACATCAAACAACACTTCCCCTTCGGCCATCGACGCGCTGACGAAGGAGATCGGAAGCGCGTGCAAGGAATGGGGATTCTTCCAAGTAACAAACCACGGTGTGCCTCTCTCTCTGAAGCGGAACCTTCTGGAAGCTTCAAAGAAGTTCTTTTCTCAGAGCTTGGAAGATAAGAAAAAAGTTAGTAGAGATGAGAGTTCTCCGAGCGGTTACTATGAGAGTGAGTATACAAAGGATGTTAGAGACTGGAAAGAAGTGTTTGATTTCTTTGCCAAAGAACCTACTTTGTTCCCTGCCACTATTGATGAACATAATCATCGAGTTGTTCAATGGACTAATAAATATCCTCACTATCCCCCTGCCTTCAG AGATATAATCCAAGAATATATTGAAGAGATGGAGAAGCTAGCCTACAAGTTGATGGAGCTTATAGCTATGAGCTTAGGCCTTGAAGCTAAGAGATTTGAGAGATTTTTCATTAGAGGACAAACCAGCTTTATTCGCCTTAATTA TCACCTTGCTCTTGGAGTTGGCCCACACAAGGATGAAAGTGCTTTAACCATTCTTGCTCAAGATGAGGTTGAAGGACTTGAAGTGAAACGTAAGACAAACCAAGAGTGGATTAGAGTGAAACCAAAGTCAAATGATTATATCATCAACCTTGGTGACATTATTCAG GTGTGGAGCAATGATAGATATGAGAGTGTGGAACACAGAGCAATGGTTAACTGTGAGAGTGAAAGGTTTTCAATTCCATATTTCTTTTTCCCTGCACATGACACCGAAGTGAAGCCATTGGAGGAGCTGATAAATGACCAAAACCCTCCAAAATATAGGCCATATAAATCCGGCAAATTTCTTCTATACCGAATGATCAACGATTTCAAGAAACAAAATAAGGACAACCTTCAAATTCATGATTATAAACTAGCTTAA
- the LOC107623463 gene encoding sexual differentiation process protein isp7 isoform X2 yields MEEVDHQEFVQEPQHRPSLSTIEAQGIPVIDLSPITSNNTSPSAIDALTKEIGSACKEWGFFQVTNHGVPLSLKRNLLEASKKFFSQSLEDKKKVSRDESSPSGYYESEYTKDVRDWKEVFDFFAKEPTLFPATIDEHNHRVVQWTNKYPHYPPAFRDIIQEYIEEMEKLAYKLMELIAMSLGLEAKRFERFFIRGQTSFIRLNYHLALGVGPHKDESALTILAQDEVEGLEVKRKTNQEWIRVKPKSNDYIINLGDIIQINSHLPMTVYGSGVRER; encoded by the exons ATGGAAGAGGTTGATCATCAAGAATTCGTTCAAGAACCACAACACAGGCCAAGTCTCTCCACCATTGAAGCACAAGGAATTCCAGTCATAGACCTCTCCCCTATAACATCAAACAACACTTCCCCTTCGGCCATCGACGCGCTGACGAAGGAGATCGGAAGCGCGTGCAAGGAATGGGGATTCTTCCAAGTAACAAACCACGGTGTGCCTCTCTCTCTGAAGCGGAACCTTCTGGAAGCTTCAAAGAAGTTCTTTTCTCAGAGCTTGGAAGATAAGAAAAAAGTTAGTAGAGATGAGAGTTCTCCGAGCGGTTACTATGAGAGTGAGTATACAAAGGATGTTAGAGACTGGAAAGAAGTGTTTGATTTCTTTGCCAAAGAACCTACTTTGTTCCCTGCCACTATTGATGAACATAATCATCGAGTTGTTCAATGGACTAATAAATATCCTCACTATCCCCCTGCCTTCAG AGATATAATCCAAGAATATATTGAAGAGATGGAGAAGCTAGCCTACAAGTTGATGGAGCTTATAGCTATGAGCTTAGGCCTTGAAGCTAAGAGATTTGAGAGATTTTTCATTAGAGGACAAACCAGCTTTATTCGCCTTAATTA TCACCTTGCTCTTGGAGTTGGCCCACACAAGGATGAAAGTGCTTTAACCATTCTTGCTCAAGATGAGGTTGAAGGACTTGAAGTGAAACGTAAGACAAACCAAGAGTGGATTAGAGTGAAACCAAAGTCAAATGATTATATCATCAACCTTGGTGACATTATTCAG ATCAATTCTCACCTTCCAATGACCGTTTATGGAAGTGGAGTGAGAGAACGATGA